A single region of the Halorubrum depositum genome encodes:
- a CDS encoding TatD family hydrolase, protein MSGPSKRPIGDSPEAGATPDPVDIPWVDIHQHTQSLTWNDREKFDLSGGQAAVAIAAGYYWAPYRPVSSDDVRFLWDDALRRAAAFDHRHFYDQYVAVGIHTWSRVENTDELVAVLPEYCKDERVIAIGETGIESTQHTVSWPLEGQKEVVREQFRVARDTGLPVLVHTPGSSKGDVDPRHVQSYEEGNRNFTDPLLSSDDPKSEAVEIDLALADEVGLSEEQLVIDHAGRSVRDFVLENTGCYLAYSVSAPWLRGIDARDIAAAIDAHGSDRIVVDTDLIGAMDNDPFVMKRTMLDLLRLGVDREDVRRVVYENPREILDLA, encoded by the coding sequence ATGAGTGGACCGTCGAAACGGCCGATAGGTGACTCGCCGGAAGCGGGGGCAACACCGGATCCGGTCGACATCCCGTGGGTGGACATTCACCAGCACACACAGTCGTTGACGTGGAATGACCGCGAGAAATTCGATCTGAGCGGCGGGCAGGCGGCGGTCGCGATAGCGGCGGGGTACTATTGGGCACCGTATCGGCCAGTGAGTTCCGATGATGTCCGGTTTCTGTGGGACGACGCACTTCGGCGGGCCGCCGCGTTCGATCACCGGCACTTCTACGATCAATACGTTGCCGTCGGGATTCACACGTGGTCTCGGGTCGAGAACACCGACGAACTCGTCGCCGTGCTCCCCGAGTATTGTAAGGATGAGAGAGTGATCGCCATCGGTGAAACTGGAATCGAGTCGACACAACACACCGTATCTTGGCCGCTAGAGGGTCAAAAGGAAGTCGTCCGCGAGCAGTTTCGTGTCGCACGCGACACGGGGCTTCCGGTGCTCGTCCACACGCCGGGGTCGAGCAAAGGCGATGTTGACCCGCGACATGTCCAGAGCTACGAGGAGGGGAACCGCAATTTCACCGACCCGCTGTTATCTTCGGATGACCCGAAATCGGAGGCCGTTGAAATCGACCTCGCACTCGCCGACGAAGTGGGATTGTCCGAGGAGCAGCTTGTGATCGATCACGCCGGCCGGAGCGTCCGGGACTTCGTGTTGGAAAACACGGGTTGCTACCTCGCGTACAGCGTAAGTGCACCGTGGCTTCGGGGGATTGATGCCCGCGATATTGCCGCGGCGATCGACGCACACGGTAGCGACCGGATCGTCGTCGACACGGACCTGATCGGCGCGATGGACAACGACCCGTTCGTGATGAAGCGGACGATGCTCGACCTGCTCCGTCTCGGCGTCGATCGTGAGGACGTCCGTCGAGTCGTTTACGAGAATCCACGAGAGATACTGGATCTAGCGTGA
- a CDS encoding 2-dehydropantoate 2-reductase, with protein MKVAVYGAGGVGAYFGGRLARAGADVHLIARGDHLDALRRDGLRVESVDGDFSVNLPATDDPADVGRCDVVLFTVKSFDTEAAARELGPLLDDDTAVVSLQNGLDNEETLVAEIGREHVMGGVAYIFSTIAEPGVVEHTGGPTSFTYGELDDARSDRAERFLEWCDRADGMEAELSDAIRTDLWEKTAFICAHAGMTAAVRLPLGEIRSHRESREMYRRIVDEVCRVGRATGADLPEGTVDRWMEFAEDLGADSYSSLHYDMTHGKPMELDALHGAVVRRGREHDVAVPMNEAIYAILQPWARRNRSSEADGS; from the coding sequence ATGAAGGTCGCGGTGTACGGGGCGGGCGGCGTCGGCGCGTACTTCGGCGGCCGTCTCGCTCGGGCCGGCGCCGACGTCCACCTCATCGCGCGAGGCGACCACCTCGACGCGCTCCGGCGGGACGGTCTCCGCGTCGAGAGCGTCGACGGCGACTTCTCGGTGAATCTGCCCGCGACCGACGACCCGGCCGACGTTGGCCGCTGCGACGTCGTGCTGTTCACGGTCAAATCGTTCGACACCGAGGCGGCGGCCCGGGAACTCGGTCCGCTCCTGGACGACGACACCGCCGTCGTCTCGCTGCAGAACGGCCTGGACAACGAGGAGACGCTCGTCGCCGAGATCGGCCGCGAGCACGTCATGGGCGGTGTCGCCTACATCTTCTCGACGATCGCGGAACCGGGCGTCGTCGAACACACCGGGGGGCCGACCAGCTTCACTTACGGCGAACTGGACGACGCGCGCAGCGACCGCGCCGAACGCTTCCTGGAGTGGTGCGACCGCGCCGACGGAATGGAGGCCGAGCTGTCCGACGCGATACGGACCGACCTCTGGGAGAAGACCGCGTTCATCTGCGCGCATGCCGGCATGACCGCGGCGGTACGCCTCCCGCTCGGCGAGATACGGAGCCACCGTGAATCACGGGAGATGTACCGACGGATCGTCGACGAGGTGTGTCGGGTGGGCCGGGCCACCGGCGCCGATCTACCGGAGGGGACCGTCGACCGGTGGATGGAGTTCGCCGAGGATCTCGGCGCGGACTCGTACTCGTCTCTCCACTACGACATGACGCACGGGAAGCCGATGGAGCTCGATGCCCTACACGGCGCGGTCGTCCGGCGGGGCCGCGAACACGACGTCGCCGTCCCCATGAACGAGGCCATCTACGCGATTCTGCAACCGTGGGCGCGGCGAAACCGGTCGAGCGAAGCCGACGGCTCTTGA
- a CDS encoding UvrD-helicase domain-containing protein, with protein sequence MSGVTPNPEQRDLIEATDGLYLVDAGAGTGKTFTVTRRYANIVAQDGIAPDDVLLVTFTNNAAEEMRDRIVRQTTYGLRELSNAPIQTFHSLAHDILDEHGHDAPTHLGVDETITGSTRIVEDEIIEEALFREFTGQFTDAHPEYDAFFTALSEPAELLDLIKELSAKGVFPTADGWYRDGESHLDGEFETFESLFAELNEPRNDGGKQSKLRSKLYRYGQDKTYLPDAPDKSEIRGDGKQVPERVAARAFEADRTALKRFVHDVYHSYLAFALRWNYLNFGFLQLFAFVLLCEDHGLREDLGFEYVMVDEFQDSSEIQFKLMLLLAGTNNICVVGDWKQSIYGFQYADVDNIREFDDRLDRFAAALNRDADRVTFPTTPIEEKRLTRNYRSTQSILDFSTRALTATATKRESVDEEAIAEAVTPLDADTDRDDTRIEALTSADEREAILAKIDAVVGNDAYAVEGDDGESRAPRYGDIAVLTRTRAFGRELLDTADTYGLPMAYEGGMEVFRTDAAKLVLAWLRILERDADRGWALALEDAGYTIDEANAVIDREAYPDAMVAFRDELRELETVGGVARRVFDRYDRTGPTADVVLDTIQSVHGTTTFTRGELVRFIEQAIADGSTHEVDAGAGTDAVTVQTIHATKGLEYPIVILANMNANAFPSTGGSGSTIAYTDPIGLRQRKVFSDAAHGVPYVYDDWRTDVLNACLPQDYDEERRLLYVAITRAESHVIFTSGTDPNAFLDALPVAVEAVDPDLSGFEPPARDHSPFTADIPATDGPTGFSPHTFIDDSVFEGDTGGRGVEFGSAVHDFAERYALGEPAEADNPDKRHVRALLDSLDGETLAEIDAYLPVTVDGKTVSIGGIVDVLHVTSDRVDIIDYKTDRTTRAEDEYRKQLSIYYHVVVDQYPDRSVAASIFYTDDGDRREIDPLSKSELKDLVRAHQA encoded by the coding sequence ATGAGCGGTGTCACGCCAAACCCGGAGCAACGCGATCTCATCGAGGCGACCGACGGGCTGTACCTCGTCGACGCGGGCGCTGGGACCGGGAAGACGTTCACCGTGACGCGGCGGTACGCGAACATCGTCGCGCAGGACGGCATCGCGCCGGACGACGTGTTGTTGGTGACGTTCACGAACAACGCGGCCGAGGAGATGCGCGACCGGATCGTCCGGCAAACGACGTACGGGCTGCGTGAGTTGTCGAACGCGCCGATCCAGACGTTCCACTCGCTGGCGCACGACATCCTCGATGAACACGGGCACGACGCGCCGACGCACCTCGGGGTCGACGAGACGATCACCGGGTCGACGCGGATCGTCGAAGACGAGATCATCGAGGAGGCGCTGTTCCGCGAGTTCACCGGGCAGTTCACCGACGCGCACCCGGAGTACGACGCGTTCTTCACGGCGCTGTCGGAACCGGCGGAGCTGCTGGACCTGATCAAGGAGCTGTCGGCGAAGGGCGTGTTCCCGACGGCGGACGGCTGGTACCGTGACGGCGAGTCGCATCTCGACGGTGAGTTCGAGACGTTCGAGTCGCTGTTCGCTGAGCTGAACGAGCCGCGGAACGACGGGGGCAAGCAGTCGAAGCTCCGGTCGAAGCTGTACCGGTACGGACAAGACAAAACGTACCTGCCGGACGCCCCGGACAAATCGGAGATACGCGGCGACGGCAAACAAGTCCCGGAACGCGTCGCCGCCCGGGCGTTCGAGGCGGACAGAACCGCGCTCAAGCGGTTCGTTCACGACGTGTATCACTCGTATCTCGCGTTCGCGTTGCGGTGGAACTACCTGAACTTCGGGTTCCTCCAGCTGTTCGCGTTCGTGCTTCTATGCGAGGACCACGGCCTGCGAGAGGACCTCGGGTTCGAGTACGTGATGGTCGACGAGTTCCAGGACTCCAGCGAGATCCAATTCAAACTCATGCTGTTGCTGGCCGGCACGAACAACATCTGCGTGGTCGGTGACTGGAAGCAAAGCATCTACGGCTTCCAGTACGCCGACGTCGACAACATCCGCGAGTTCGACGACCGCCTCGACCGGTTCGCGGCGGCGTTGAACCGCGACGCGGACCGCGTCACGTTCCCGACGACGCCGATCGAGGAGAAGCGACTGACGCGGAACTACCGGTCGACGCAGTCGATCCTGGACTTCTCGACGCGCGCGCTGACGGCCACCGCCACGAAACGCGAGTCGGTCGACGAGGAAGCGATCGCGGAAGCGGTGACGCCGCTCGACGCCGACACGGACCGCGATGACACTCGCATCGAAGCGCTCACGAGCGCGGACGAACGCGAGGCGATCCTGGCGAAAATCGACGCGGTCGTCGGGAACGACGCGTACGCCGTCGAAGGCGACGACGGTGAGTCCCGCGCCCCGCGGTACGGCGATATCGCGGTGTTGACGCGGACGCGGGCGTTCGGTCGTGAACTACTCGACACGGCCGACACGTACGGACTCCCGATGGCGTACGAGGGCGGGATGGAGGTGTTCCGGACCGACGCGGCGAAGCTCGTGTTGGCGTGGCTCCGGATCCTCGAACGCGACGCCGACCGCGGCTGGGCGCTCGCGTTGGAAGACGCGGGGTACACGATCGACGAGGCGAACGCGGTCATCGACCGCGAGGCGTACCCGGACGCGATGGTGGCGTTTCGAGACGAGCTTCGGGAGTTGGAGACGGTCGGCGGCGTCGCACGCCGCGTGTTCGACCGGTACGACCGGACCGGGCCGACCGCGGACGTCGTGCTCGACACGATCCAGTCGGTCCACGGCACGACGACGTTCACTCGCGGCGAACTCGTCCGGTTCATCGAGCAAGCGATCGCGGACGGCAGCACGCACGAGGTCGACGCCGGGGCCGGGACAGACGCGGTGACCGTCCAGACGATTCACGCGACGAAGGGGCTCGAATACCCGATCGTTATCCTGGCGAATATGAACGCGAACGCGTTCCCGTCGACCGGCGGGAGCGGGAGCACGATCGCGTACACCGACCCGATCGGGCTCCGACAACGGAAGGTGTTCTCAGACGCCGCCCACGGCGTTCCGTACGTCTACGACGACTGGCGGACGGACGTGCTGAACGCGTGTCTCCCGCAGGACTACGACGAGGAACGCCGCCTCCTCTACGTCGCCATCACGCGCGCCGAAAGCCACGTCATTTTCACGAGCGGCACCGACCCGAACGCGTTCCTCGACGCGCTTCCGGTCGCCGTCGAGGCCGTCGATCCGGACCTGTCGGGGTTCGAACCGCCGGCGCGTGACCACTCGCCGTTCACGGCTGACATCCCGGCGACTGACGGGCCGACGGGCTTCTCGCCGCACACGTTCATCGACGATTCGGTGTTCGAAGGGGATACCGGCGGTCGCGGCGTGGAGTTCGGGTCCGCGGTCCACGACTTCGCGGAACGGTACGCACTCGGCGAGCCAGCCGAAGCGGACAACCCGGACAAACGACACGTGAGGGCACTGCTTGACTCGCTCGACGGGGAGACACTGGCGGAGATCGACGCGTATCTCCCGGTGACTGTCGACGGGAAAACCGTGTCGATCGGCGGGATCGTCGACGTACTCCACGTTACCTCTGATCGCGTCGACATCATCGACTACAAGACGGACCGGACCACCCGGGCAGAAGACGAGTACCGGAAGCAACTCAGCATCTACTACCACGTCGTCGTCGACCAGTACCCAGACCGATCAGTTGCTGCGTCGATCTTTTATACGGACGACGGTGATCGCCGTGAGATCGACCCGCTAAGTAAATCCGAACTCAAAGACCTCGTGCGAGCACACCAAGCGTAA
- a CDS encoding glycosyltransferase family 2 protein, whose product MNTERIALVAVTLVLVVGGVATVVAPTVITGPGTAPAQAAATTAVGDGGVASLFGIALWGVTLLFGATALVWLVLTTVVGAGYEPPPNEYGLDEMQVRIMTVDAAEVVQETVDSLPDGLDDVHVIAESPIDVSGATVHVVPEEFTCRAVRKGRAQEWARRALECRREFVLYLDEDSVVESLDGLPDADIVQLREKPRRTGSNLSYLADVYRMGVQFEQRAFARLSIPLFAWGGGIAVRTDVEERTTWDRETLVEDTAFVWAAFQELDVTFALSDAVCRNEAPPSLYEILQQRRRWAAGNVQASTMLPFRYELLTRVRNYAWALSPIVTLIAVPLSLLSVTIAYGGWFFLASMGLALCTLGWFLLGVAYYGDTHRHWALALPLAPLITVIHSMGTVAGILDPPETFRVTTKVGNE is encoded by the coding sequence ATGAACACCGAACGTATCGCGTTGGTCGCGGTGACGCTGGTGCTCGTCGTCGGCGGGGTCGCGACGGTGGTCGCACCGACCGTGATCACCGGGCCCGGGACGGCGCCCGCTCAGGCGGCGGCGACGACCGCCGTCGGGGACGGCGGAGTCGCGTCGCTGTTCGGGATCGCGCTGTGGGGCGTGACGCTGCTGTTCGGCGCGACCGCGCTCGTCTGGCTCGTCCTCACGACGGTCGTCGGCGCGGGGTACGAGCCGCCGCCGAACGAGTACGGCCTCGACGAGATGCAGGTGCGGATCATGACCGTCGACGCCGCCGAGGTCGTCCAGGAGACCGTCGACTCGCTGCCCGACGGGCTCGACGACGTTCACGTGATCGCGGAGTCGCCGATCGACGTGAGCGGGGCGACGGTCCACGTCGTCCCCGAGGAGTTCACGTGCCGCGCGGTGCGGAAGGGCCGCGCGCAGGAGTGGGCGCGGCGGGCGCTGGAGTGCCGGCGGGAGTTCGTACTGTACCTCGACGAGGACAGCGTCGTCGAGTCGCTCGACGGGCTTCCGGACGCGGACATCGTCCAGCTCCGGGAGAAGCCGCGCCGCACGGGGTCGAACCTCAGCTATCTGGCCGACGTCTACCGGATGGGCGTGCAGTTCGAACAGCGCGCGTTCGCTCGCCTCTCGATTCCGCTGTTCGCGTGGGGCGGCGGGATCGCCGTGCGCACCGACGTCGAGGAGCGGACGACGTGGGACCGTGAGACGCTCGTCGAGGACACCGCGTTCGTCTGGGCGGCGTTCCAGGAGCTCGACGTGACGTTCGCGCTGTCCGACGCGGTGTGTCGGAACGAGGCGCCGCCGTCGCTGTACGAGATCCTACAGCAGCGTCGCCGCTGGGCGGCCGGCAACGTGCAGGCCTCGACGATGCTCCCGTTCCGGTACGAACTGCTGACTCGCGTGCGGAACTACGCGTGGGCGCTCTCGCCGATCGTGACGCTGATCGCCGTTCCGCTGTCGCTGTTGAGCGTGACGATCGCGTACGGCGGGTGGTTCTTCCTCGCGTCGATGGGGCTGGCGCTGTGTACGCTCGGCTGGTTCCTGCTCGGCGTCGCGTACTACGGCGACACTCACCGACACTGGGCGCTTGCGCTCCCGCTGGCGCCGCTGATCACCGTGATCCACTCGATGGGAACGGTCGCGGGGATCCTCGACCCGCCGGAGACGTTCCGGGTGACGACGAAGGTCGGGAACGAGTGA
- a CDS encoding sensor histidine kinase has protein sequence MTPGVVGLAIVGASVAASGGAAYLLRYLYRQRGKSGANWFMGNMASVAVFCLAYGVALLVFDPTVRIALAVVAFVCVCFMGPFFLAFGLDYTGRGNLIRTPLFGIVAVVPLVSVALAVTNPIHELVWTDFQLDPVFGLATATYTVQPWGAFAFLFSIGTAGVGSLLLIGAILSYGPLYRREATAVILSTVPPSVGVSLWLLGVGPIPQLHLTAPLMLIHVALDAYAFVGTHMFETNPATQRMAEQTGLDSLSDPVFVLDTNGRVVRVNDRVEELFLTPSSTSLPISLESVLGVTSEELRETGEITVGTDGGGTFAVSFTDLTNPVGESVGSMAVLYDVTEERQRGQQLEVLNRVLRHNLRNETMVIGGYAELLKTTVGETTQATQAGMIAAASDRLNSIAEKVREFEDVQQRGVQPESLSVKDVVAEIVRTRSTAHGDATITSTVEPVDHEIRTDREILSVLLDNLVENAIVHSDAAEPTVDIAVTEATESSSEVRIEIRDGNDRIPEHEVETLRAGEETALQHGQGIGLWIAYWCTRKLHGEISFEYDDGNVLAVAL, from the coding sequence ATGACTCCGGGAGTGGTTGGACTCGCGATTGTGGGCGCTTCGGTTGCGGCCAGCGGCGGGGCCGCGTATCTCTTGCGGTACCTGTACCGGCAGCGCGGGAAGTCGGGTGCGAACTGGTTCATGGGGAATATGGCGTCGGTCGCCGTGTTCTGTCTCGCGTACGGCGTCGCGTTGCTCGTCTTCGACCCGACGGTGCGGATCGCGCTCGCGGTCGTGGCGTTCGTCTGCGTGTGTTTCATGGGCCCGTTCTTCCTCGCGTTCGGTCTCGATTACACCGGACGGGGGAACCTCATCCGCACCCCGCTGTTCGGGATCGTCGCCGTCGTCCCGCTCGTGTCGGTCGCCCTCGCGGTGACGAATCCGATTCATGAGCTCGTGTGGACCGATTTCCAGCTCGACCCGGTGTTCGGCCTCGCCACGGCCACGTACACGGTTCAACCGTGGGGGGCGTTCGCGTTCTTGTTCTCGATCGGGACCGCGGGCGTCGGCTCGCTGCTGCTCATCGGAGCGATACTGAGTTACGGGCCGTTGTACCGGCGTGAAGCGACGGCGGTCATTCTGAGTACCGTCCCGCCGTCTGTCGGCGTGTCGCTGTGGCTGCTCGGCGTCGGACCGATCCCGCAGCTGCATCTCACCGCGCCGTTGATGCTCATTCACGTCGCGCTCGACGCGTACGCGTTCGTGGGCACCCACATGTTCGAGACGAACCCGGCGACACAGCGGATGGCGGAGCAGACCGGGTTGGACTCGCTATCGGACCCCGTGTTCGTCCTCGATACCAACGGACGGGTCGTCCGGGTGAACGACCGGGTGGAAGAGCTCTTTTTGACCCCGTCGTCGACGTCGCTTCCGATTTCGTTGGAGTCGGTCCTCGGCGTCACGTCCGAAGAGCTTCGCGAGACTGGCGAGATCACGGTCGGGACCGACGGCGGCGGGACGTTCGCCGTGTCGTTTACCGACTTGACGAACCCGGTCGGCGAATCGGTCGGGAGTATGGCCGTGCTGTACGACGTGACCGAGGAACGGCAGCGCGGGCAACAGCTCGAGGTGCTCAACCGCGTTCTCAGGCATAACCTCCGAAACGAGACGATGGTTATCGGCGGGTACGCGGAGCTGCTGAAAACGACCGTCGGTGAGACGACCCAAGCGACGCAGGCCGGCATGATCGCCGCTGCGAGCGACCGACTGAACTCGATCGCCGAGAAGGTCCGCGAGTTCGAGGACGTGCAACAACGAGGCGTGCAACCGGAGTCGCTCTCGGTGAAAGACGTCGTGGCCGAAATCGTGCGGACGCGTTCGACCGCGCACGGCGATGCGACGATCACGTCGACGGTCGAACCGGTGGACCACGAGATTCGTACCGACAGGGAGATCCTGTCGGTGCTCCTCGACAATCTCGTCGAGAACGCGATCGTTCACTCGGACGCCGCGGAGCCGACAGTCGACATCGCGGTCACGGAGGCGACAGAGTCGAGCAGCGAGGTTCGCATCGAGATTCGAGACGGCAACGACCGGATCCCCGAGCACGAGGTCGAGACCCTGCGGGCGGGCGAGGAGACCGCACTCCAACACGGGCAGGGGATCGGGCTGTGGATCGCCTACTGGTGTACGCGCAAGTTACACGGAGAGATCAGCTTCGAGTACGACGACGGGAACGTGCTCGCAGTAGCGTTGTGA
- a CDS encoding PAS domain-containing protein, with product MHLLCVDDDADFLDLAATYLGRKLPAATIHTATRVEDARELIETEPIACVVSDYEMPTRNGLELLREVRDAHPDLPFILFTGTGSEEIASEAISAGVTDYLQKRGPEQYDRLAARIRHAVAEHRTEHQLRERVKELTAIQTISGLLTDGDDRSIHPLTHVVTYLPQSLQFPDEAVAALTVDDTEFTSPGYDPPVERLTVHDVTTAGTELTLTVGYTAEVETAADGDAFLPEERELLSTVVRLIAAYLDRQRVLSDLREADRRLTLILEHTTAVMYLKDTDGRYVFVNAAYERLFDVDTEDLVGRFDEDIHPSDAAERVRANDRRVLETGEPIEVEERITVDGEERTYLSLKVPAVDDTGDVDGVFGVSTEISEHKKREHQLEALNREIPRLLSAETVEAVAERGVAAAREILDLRANAIHLYDSETEELAPIAYTDEVVALVGDPPSFRAGEGIAWRVFEDGTATAIDDVHADPDVYNPESPIRSELHLPLGEYGVLIAGSPSPSNFDTQDVTVAEILAAHVTTALSQVTTERTLREREEELEAKNERLEQFASMVSHDLRNPLTVASGNLDLYRETGDESRLDTVDTSLDRIRDLVTDLTALARHGDSAEPHERLDVCDVARDAWKLIDTRSATLSAEPCTVTGNAGQLTALFENLFRNSVEHGSTSSRAEPGDAVGHGGDGVTVRVGPLDGGFYVEDTGDGIPPEERDDVFDHGYTTGYGGSGVGLTIVSRIAQAHDWEVTLTDGAEGGARFEFRTPESADPSDS from the coding sequence ATGCACCTTCTCTGCGTTGACGACGACGCGGACTTCTTAGATCTCGCCGCCACGTATTTAGGACGGAAGCTCCCCGCGGCCACGATACACACCGCGACACGGGTCGAAGACGCGCGCGAACTCATCGAGACGGAACCGATCGCGTGCGTCGTGAGCGATTACGAGATGCCGACGCGAAACGGGCTCGAACTCCTCCGCGAAGTCCGCGACGCGCACCCGGACTTACCGTTTATTCTGTTCACCGGGACGGGGTCGGAGGAGATCGCGAGCGAAGCCATCTCCGCCGGCGTCACCGATTACCTCCAGAAACGAGGGCCGGAACAGTACGACCGGCTCGCCGCCCGCATTCGACACGCGGTCGCCGAGCACCGAACGGAACACCAGCTACGGGAACGCGTCAAAGAGCTCACCGCGATTCAAACGATCAGCGGCCTCCTCACCGACGGCGACGACCGGTCGATACACCCGCTCACCCACGTCGTCACGTACCTCCCGCAGTCGTTACAGTTCCCGGACGAGGCCGTGGCGGCGCTCACCGTCGACGACACGGAGTTCACCTCGCCCGGGTACGACCCGCCGGTCGAACGGCTCACGGTCCACGACGTGACGACCGCCGGTACCGAACTCACGCTCACGGTCGGGTACACGGCGGAGGTCGAGACCGCGGCGGACGGCGACGCGTTTCTCCCCGAAGAGCGGGAACTGCTGTCCACCGTCGTACGGCTTATCGCGGCGTACCTCGACCGGCAACGCGTTCTCTCGGATCTCCGAGAAGCGGACCGTCGGCTCACCCTCATCCTCGAACACACGACCGCGGTGATGTATCTGAAAGATACGGACGGACGGTACGTGTTCGTGAACGCCGCGTACGAGCGGTTGTTCGACGTAGACACCGAGGATCTCGTCGGCCGGTTCGACGAGGACATCCACCCGTCGGACGCGGCCGAACGGGTCCGCGCGAACGACCGCCGCGTGCTCGAGACGGGCGAGCCGATCGAAGTCGAAGAACGGATCACGGTGGACGGCGAGGAGCGAACGTACCTCTCACTGAAAGTCCCCGCGGTGGACGACACCGGCGACGTGGACGGAGTGTTCGGCGTGTCCACGGAGATCTCTGAACACAAGAAACGAGAACACCAACTCGAAGCGCTCAACCGAGAGATCCCGCGGTTACTGTCCGCGGAGACGGTCGAAGCCGTCGCCGAACGCGGGGTCGCCGCCGCGCGCGAGATCTTGGACCTCCGGGCGAACGCGATTCACTTGTACGACTCGGAGACCGAGGAACTGGCGCCGATCGCGTACACCGATGAGGTCGTAGCGCTCGTCGGTGACCCGCCGTCGTTCCGTGCCGGAGAGGGTATCGCGTGGCGGGTCTTCGAGGACGGGACCGCGACGGCGATCGACGACGTCCACGCCGACCCGGACGTCTATAACCCGGAGTCGCCGATCCGGAGCGAGTTACACCTCCCGCTGGGCGAGTACGGCGTTCTGATCGCCGGGTCACCGTCCCCGTCGAACTTCGATACGCAGGACGTGACCGTCGCCGAGATCCTCGCCGCTCACGTCACCACCGCGCTCTCGCAGGTCACCACCGAACGGACGTTACGCGAGCGAGAGGAGGAGCTGGAAGCGAAAAACGAGCGACTGGAACAGTTCGCTAGCATGGTCTCACACGACTTGCGGAACCCGCTGACAGTCGCGTCCGGGAACCTCGACTTGTACCGTGAAACCGGCGACGAATCCCGCCTCGACACGGTCGACACGTCGCTCGATCGCATTCGAGACCTCGTCACGGACCTCACCGCGCTCGCCCGCCACGGCGACTCCGCGGAGCCCCACGAACGGCTCGACGTGTGCGACGTCGCCCGCGACGCGTGGAAGCTGATCGATACGCGGTCGGCGACCCTGTCAGCGGAGCCGTGCACGGTGACCGGCAACGCCGGGCAGCTCACGGCCCTGTTCGAGAACCTCTTCCGAAACAGCGTGGAACACGGTTCCACGAGCAGCCGGGCGGAACCCGGCGACGCCGTCGGGCACGGCGGCGACGGCGTGACCGTTCGCGTCGGTCCGCTCGACGGCGGCTTCTACGTCGAAGACACCGGTGACGGGATTCCTCCGGAGGAACGAGACGACGTGTTCGATCACGGATACACGACCGGGTACGGCGGCAGCGGCGTCGGACTCACCATCGTCTCACGCATCGCGCAGGCACACGACTGGGAGGTCACCCTCACGGACGGCGCGGAAGGCGGCGCCCGGTTCGAATTCCGGACACCGGAATCGGCTGACCCGTCCGATTCCTGA